The following DNA comes from Cedecea neteri.
TGCCATCCCAGTGAATATCTTTTTTCAGCTCCAGCGCGCGCTGTTGCGCTTTTGCTACCGTTTCGCCCAACGCAGTCACGCATAATACGCGCCCGCCGTTGGTGAGCACGCGGTCATCTTCGCTGAGCTTAGTCCCGGCGTGGAACACCTTGCCGTCGGCCACTTCTTCCAGCGGCAGACCGTGGATAACGTCGCCGTTGCGATAATCGGCCGGATAACCGCCTGCTGCCAGTACGATGCCCAGAGCTGGACGCTCATCCCATTTAGAATCTTTCTCATCCAGCTTGCCGTCGCAGGCGGCGAGGCAAAGCTCAACCAGATCTGACTGCAAGCGCAGCATGATGGGCTGAGTTTCCGGGTCACCAAAGCGGCAGTTGAACTCAATCACCTTCGGATTGCCCTGCTTGTCGATCATCAACCCGGCATACAGGAAGCCTGTGTAGGTATTCCCTTCGGCAGCCATACCGCGCACGGTCGGCCAAATCACGCGTTCCATGGTGCGTTGATGGACTTCATCAGTCACAACCGGCGCGGGAGAGTATGCGCCCATGCCGCCGGTGTTCGGGCCAGTATCGCCGTCGCCAACGCGTTTATGATCCTGGCTGGTGGCCATCGGCAGAACGTGCTCGCCATCTACCATCACAATAAAGCTGGCTTCTTCGCCATCGAGGAACTCTTCAATAACAATGCGGTGGCCCGCATCGCCAAACGCGTTCCCGGCCAGCATGTCATTGACGGCAGCTTCCGCTTCTTCCAGCGTCATCGCCACAATAACGCCTTTACCCGCAGCCAGGCCGTCGGCCTTAATCACAATAGGTGCGCCTTTCTCGCGCAGGTAAGCCAGCGCAGGCTCAACTTCGGTAAAGTTCTGGTATTCCGCCGTCGGGATGTTGTGGCGAGCCAGGAAGTCTTTGGTAAAAGCCTTCGAGCCTTCCAGCTGTGCCGCCCCTTCGGTAGGCCCGAAGATTTTCAGGCCAGCGGCGCGGAATGCATCCACCACGCCAATCACCAGCGGCGCTTCCGGGCCGACGATGGTTAAGTCGATGTTTTCGTTCTGCGCAAAGCTAAGCAAAGCTGGAATATCTGTCGCGCTAATAGCAACGTTCTGCAGCGCAGGTTCCAGTGCGGTGCCCGCGTTACCTGGCGCAACAAATACAGTACGTACTAAAGGAGACTGAGCCGCTTTCCAGGCCAGCGCATGCTCGCGCCCGCCGTTGCCAATAACTAAAACTTTCATCTATAAACGCTCCGGTAATTAATGGCGGAAGTGGCGCATGCCGGTGAAGATCATTGCGATCCCATGCTCGTCGGCGGCGGCAATGACTTCATCATCACGAATTGACCCGCCCGGCTGGATAACGCAGCTCACGCCAGCTTCGGCTGCGGCATCAATGCCATCGCGGAACGGGAAGAAAGCATCAGAAGCCATAGCCGAACCTTTCACTTCCAGGCCTTCATCGCTGGCTTTGATACCGGCAATTTTGGCTGAGTAGACGCGGCTCATCTGGCCTGCGCCTATGCCGATGGTCATATTGTCACGGGCATAAACGATGGCATTGGATTTAACGAACTTCGCCACTTTCCAGCAGAACAGTGCATCATGCAGTTCTTGCTCGGTCGGCTGACGTTTAGTGACTACGCGCAGATCGCCTGCGGTCACCATACCTAAATCACGATCCTGAACCAGCAGGCCGCCATTGACGCGTTTGAAATCGAGGCCAGCTGTGCGTTTCTGCCACTGGCCGCAAACCAGGACGCGAACGTTCTGTTTAGCCGCGGTGATCTTCAGCGCTTCTTCGCTAGCTGAAGGGGCGATAATGACCTCGACGAACTGGCGAGAAATAATGGCCTGTGCGGTTTCTGCGTCCAGCTCACGGTTGAAAGCGATGATGCCGCCGAAGGCCGAGGTTGGATCAGTTTTATAAGCCTGGTTGTAGGCTTCGAGTACGGAACCACTGACGGCCACGCCGCAAGGGTTAGCGTGTTTAACGATAACGCAGGCCGGTTCGTCGAACTCTTTCACACATTCCAGTGCCGCATCGGTATCCGCGATGTTGTTATAGGAGAGCGCTTTGCCCTGAACCTGGGTCGCGGTTGCCACGGATGCTTCTTTAATTTCTTCTTCTATATAGAAGGCGGCCTGCTGATGGCTGTTTTCGCCATAGCGCATATCCTGCTTCTTAATGAAGTTCAGGTTCAGCGTGCGTGGGAAGCGCCCGGCAGGATCTTTACTTTCGCCGTGATAGGCCGGGACCAGGCTACCGAAGTAGTTAGCGATCATGCCGTCGTAGGCCGCAGTGTGCTCGAAAGCTTTGATCGCCAGATCGAAGCGAGTTTCCAGCGTCAGGGATCCTTCGTTCGCGTCCAGCTCGGCAACGATCGCCTGGTAGTCGCTGCTCTTTACTACGATCGCCACATCTTTATGGTTCTTGGCCGCGGAGCGAACCATGGTTGGGCCGCCGATGTCGATATTCTCAACCGCATCTTCTAAAGAGCAGCCTTCGCGGGCAACGGTCTGGGCAAACGGATAAAGGTTAACGACGACCATATCAATAGGAGAGATGGCGTGCTCCGCCATGATGGCATCGTCCTGACCGCGACGGCCAAGAATGCCGCCGTGAACTTTCGGGTGCAGCGTTTTGACGCGTCCGTCCATCATCTCCGGGAAACCGGTGTAGTCGGAGACTTCGGTTACCGGCAGGTTTGCTTCTGCCAGCAGGCGGGCGGTTCCGCCGGTGGACAGCAGCTCCACTCCACGTTGGGAGAGGGCCTGAGCGAATTCGACGATACCGGCTTTGTCAGAAACACTGAGCAGTGCGCGGCGTACAGGACGACGTTGTGACATGGTTTTATCCCTTGGCTTTGGTTCGCATATAGAAGAGCGTTAGCTGAATTTTAGTCTTCACCTTAGTTCTGGCGGTGCAGAAAAGGGAAATTAAGGAAAAGAAGAGACGAAAACTCAGCTAACGCCCCCATCGGGGGTGTCCATTTTATCGCGGTGCATTGTAGCGAAAACGTTTGCGTCACGCTCGCGAATTTTAAGTTCAAATCCGGATTGTGGATAAGTCTGTGTGCAAAAGGGTATAAGGCGGGGTTTTGCTGTGGAATGCAGCAGTCAGTCATTTTTCTGTCATTTTAGTATTGCAGCGCCGGGAGAACTCCCTATAATGCGCCTCCATCGACACGGAACATGTGAACAACATCACAGAGTAACGGCGGCGATGAGAGTGAAAAATCCTGAAATTAAGGGTTGACTCTGAAAGAGGAAAGCGTATTATACGCCACCTCGAGTTAGCAAGCGAAAGCGACTGACTCACTGCTCTTTAACAATTTATCAGACAATCTGTGTGGGCACTCGCAGGATTGATATCTCAGCATCTTCGGATGCAAACAAATATCAAGTCTTGAAGAGTGACTACTGATTTTATAAACAGTTTTAATTCTTTGAGCATCAAACACTTTTAAATTGAAGAGTTTGATCATGGCTCAGATTGAACGCTGGCGGCAGGCCTAACACATGCAAGTCGAGCGGTAGCACGGGGAGCTTGCTCCTGGGTGACGAGCGGCGGACGGGTGAGTAATGTCTGGGGATCTGCCTGATGGAGGGGGATAACTACTGGAAACGGTAGCTAATACCGCATAACGTCGCAAGACCAAAGAGGGGGACCTTCGGGCCTCTTGCCATCAGATGAACCCAGATGGGATTAGCTAGTAGGTGAGGTAATGGCTCACCTAGGCGACGATCCCTAGCTGGTCTGAGAGGATGACCAGCCACACTGGAACTGAGACACGGTCCAGACTCCTACGGGAGGCAGCAGTGGGGAATATTGCACAATGGGCGCAAGCCTGATGCAGCCATGCCGCGTGTATGAAGAAGGCCTTCGGGTTGTAAAGTACTTTCAGCGAGGAGGAAGGCGTTAAGGTTAATAACCTTAGCGATTGACGTTACTCGCAGAAGAAGCACCGGCTAACTCCGTGCCAGCAGCCGCGGTAATACGGAGGGTGCAAGCGTTAATCGGAATTACTGGGCGTAAAGCGCACGCAGGCGGTTTGTTAAGTCGGATGTGAAATCCCCGGGCTCAACCTGGGAACTGCATTCGAAACTGGCAAGCTTGAGTCTTGTAGAGGGGGGTAGAATTCCAGGTGTAGCGGTGAAATGCGTAGAGATCTGGAGGAATACCGGTGGCGAAGGCGGCCCCCTGGACAAAGACTGACGCTCAGGTGCGAAAGCGTGGGGAGCAAACAGGATTAGATACCCTGGTAGTCCACGCCGTAAACGATGTCGACTTGGAGGTTGTGCCCTTGAGGCGTGGCTTCCGGAGCTAACGCGTTAAGTCGACCGCCTGGGGAGTACGGCCGCAAGGTTAAAACTCAAATGAATTGACGGGGGCCCGCACAAGCGGTGGAGCATGTGGTTTAATTCGATGCAACGCGAAGAACCTTACCTACTCTTGACATCCAGAGAACTTTCCAGAGATGGATTGGTGCCTTCGGGAACTCTGAGACAGGTGCTGCATGGCTGTCGTCAGCTCGTGTTGTGAAATGTTGGGTTAAGTCCCGCAACGAGCGCAACCCTTATCCTTTGTTGCCAGCGGTTCGGCCGGGAACTCAAAGGAGACTGCCAGTGATAAACTGGAGGAAGGTGGGGATGACGTCAAGTCATCATGGCCCTTACGAGTAGGGCTACACACGTGCTACAATGGCGCATACAAAGAGAAGCGACCTCGCGAGAGCAAGCGGACCTCATAAAGTGCGTCGTAGTCCGGATTGGAGTCTGCAACTCGACTCCATGAAGTCGGAATCGCTAGTAATCGTAGATCAGAATGCTACGGTGAATACGTTCCCGGGCCTTGTACACACCGCCCGTCACACCATGGGAGTGGGTTGCAAAAGAAGTAGGTAGCTTAACCTTCGGGAGGGCGCTTACCACTTTGTGATTCATGACTGGGGTGAAGTCGTAACAAGGTAACCGTAGGGGAACCTGCGGTTGGATCACCTCCTTACCTAATAGATACAACCCGCGTAGTGCTCACACAGATTGTCTGATAGATGTAGAGAAGCAAGGCGTCTTGCGATTGAGACTTCAGTGTCCCCTTCGTCTAGAGGCCCAGGACACCGCCCTTTCACGGCGGTAACAGGGGTTCGAATCCCCTAGGGGACGCCACTTGCTGGTATGTAAGTGAAAGTTGCGTGCCGATATATCTCAAAGCTGACTTGAAAGAGTCATGTTTGAGATATTTGCTCTTTAACAATCCGGAACAAGCTGAAAATTGAAACGACATGTCGTCTTATTCTTCCGTAATAAAGAATGAGGTTAAGACATGTTCGAGTCTCTCAAATTTTCATAATCTGAAGCGAAACATCTTCGGGTTGTGAGGTTAAGCGACTAAGCGTACACGGTGGATGCCCTGGCAGTCAGAGGCGATGAAGGACGTGCTAATCTGCGATAAGCGTCGGTAAGGTGATATGAACCGTTATAGCCGGCGATTTCCGAATGGGGAAACCCAGTGTGTTTCGACACACTATCATTACGTGAATACATAGCGTAATGAAGCGAACCGGGGGAACTGAAACATCTAAGTACCCCGAGGAAAAGAAATCAACCGAGATTCCCCCAGTAGCGGCGAGCGAACGGGGAGCAGCCCAGAACCTGAATCAGTTTGTGTGTTAGTGGAAGCGTCTGGAAAGTCGCAGGGTACAGGGTGATACTCCCGTACACTAAAATGCACAGGCTGTGAGTTCGAAGAGTAGGGCGGGACACGTGGTATCCTGTCTGAATATGGGGGGACCATCCTCCAAGGCTAAATACTCCTGACTGACCGATAGTGAACCAGTACCGTGAGGGAAAGGCGAAAAGAACCCCGGCGAGGGGAGTGAAAAAGAACCTGAAACCGTGTACGTACAAGCAGTGGGAGCCTCTTTATGGGGTGACTGCGTACCTTTTGTATAATGGGTCAGCGACTTATATTCTGTAGCAAGGTTAACCGTATAGGGGAGCCGCAGGGAAACCGAGTCTTAACTGGGCGTTAAGTTGCAGGGTATAGACCCGAAACCCGGTGATCTAGCCATGGGCAGGTTGAAGGTTGGGTAACACTAACTGGAGGACCGAACCGACTAATGTTGAAAAATTAGCGGATGACTTGTGGCTGGGGGTGAAAGGCCAATCAAACCGGGAGATAGCTGGTTCTCCCCGAAAGCTATTTAGGTAGCGCCTCGTGAACTCATCTTCGGGGGTAGAGCACTGTTTCGGCTAGGGGGCCATCCCGGCTTACCAACCCGATGCAAACTACGAATACCGAAGAATGTTATCACGGGAGACACACGGCGGGTGCTAACGTCCGTCGTGAAGAGGGAAACAACCCAGACCGCCAGCTAAGGTCCCAAAGTCATGGTTAAGTGGGAAACGATGTGGGAAGGCACAGACAGCCAGGATGTTGGCTTAGAAGCAGCCATCATTTAAAGAAAGCGTAATAGCTCACTGGTCGAGTCGGCCTGCGCGGAAGATGTAACGGGGCTAAACCATGCACCGAAGCTGCGGCAGCGACACTATGTGTTGTTGGGTAGGGGAGCGTTCTGTAAGCCGTTGAAGGTGAACTGTGAGGTTTGCTGGAGGTATCAGAAGTGCGAATGCTGACATAAGTAACGATAAAGCGGGTGAAAAGCCCGCTCGCCGGAAGACCAAGGGTTCCTGTCCAACGTTAATCGGGGCAGGGTGAGTCGACCCCTAAGGCGAGGCCGAAAGGCGTAGTCGATGGGAAACAGGTTAATATTCCTGTACTCGGTGTTACTGCGAAGGGGGGACGGAGAAGGCTATGTTAGCCGGGCGACGGTTGTCCCGGTTTAAGCATGTAGGCGGAGAGTTTAGGTAAATCCGGACTCTTATTAACGCTGAGGTGTGATGACGAGGCACTACGGTGCTGAAGTAACAAATGCCCTGCTTCCAGGAAAAGCCTCTAAGCATCAGGTAACATTGAATCGTACCCCAAACCGACACAGGTGGTCAGGTAGAGAATACCAAGGCGCTTGAGAGAACTCGGGTGAAGGAACTAGGCAAAATGGTGCCGTAACTTCGGGAGAAGGCACGCTGTCGTTAGGTGAAACCCCTCGCGGGTGGAGCTGAAGGCAGTCGAAGATACCAGCTGGCTGCAACTGTTTATTAAAAACACAGCACTGTGCAAACACGAAAGTGGACGTATACGGTGTGACGCCTGCCCGGTGCCGGAAGGTTAATTGATGGGGTTATCCGCAAGGAGAAGCTCTTGATCGAAGCCCCGGTAAACGGCGGCCGTAACTATAACGGTCCTAAGGTAGCGAAATTCCTTGTCGGGTAAGTTCCGACCTGCACGAATGGCGTAATGATGGCCAGGCTGTCTCCACCCGAGACTCAGTGAAATTGAAATCGCTGTGAAGATGCAGTGTACCCGCGGCAAGACGGAAAGACCCCGTGAACCTTTACTATAGCTTGACACTGAACATTGAGCCTTGATGTGTAGGATAGGTGGGAGGCTTTGAAGCGTGGACGCCAGTCTGCGTGGAGCCAACCTTGAAATACCACCCTTTAATGTTTGATGTTCTAACGTAGACCCGTGATCCGGGTTGCGGACAGTGTCTGGTGGGTAGTTTGACTGGGGCGGTCTCCTCCTAAAGCGTAACGGAGGAGCACGAAGGTTAGCTAATCACGGTCGGACATCGTGAGGTTAGTGCAAAGGCATAAGCTAGCTTGACTGCGAGAGTGACGGCTCGAGCAGGTGCGAAAGCAGGTCTTAGTGATCCGGTGGTTCTGAATGGAAGGGCCATCGCTCAACGGATAAAAGGTACTCCGGGGATAACAGGCTGATACCGCCCAAGAGTTCATATCGACGGCGGTGTTTGGCACCTCGATGTCGGCTCATCACATCCTGGGGCTGAAGTAGGTCCCAAGGGTATGGCTGTTCGCCATTTAAAGTGGTACGCGAGCTGGGTTTAGAACGTCGTGAGACAGTTCGGTCCCTATCTGCCGTGGGCGCTGGAGAATTGAGGGGGGCTGCTCCTAGTACGAGAGGACCGGAGTGGACGCATCACTGGTGTTCGGGTTGTCATGCCAATGGCATTGCCCGGTAGCTAAATGCGGAAGAGATAAGCGCTGAAAGCATCTAAGCGCGAAACTTGCCCCGAGATGAGTTCTCCCTGACTCCTTGAGAGTCCTGAAGGAACGTTGAAGACTACGACGTTGATAGGCTGGGTGTGTAAGCGTAGCGATACGTTGAGCTAACCAGTACTAATGATCCGTGAGGCTTAACCTTACAACACCGAAGGTGTTTTAGAGAGAAGTAAATTTTCAGCTTAGTTCAGGATTTAGTTGATGGTTATATAAAAATATAACGGTCAATAAACAGAATTTGCCTGGCGGCCGTAGCGCGGTGGTCCCACCTGACCCCATGCCGAACTCAGAAGTGAAACGCCGTAGCGCCGATGGTAGTGTGGGGTCTCCCCATGCGAGAGTAGGGAACTGCCAGGCATCAAATAAAACAGAAAACCTCAGCCTGATGGCTGGGGTTTTTTGTTTTCTGGTTTCTGCCACTTTCAACTCTCAGAGAGCAGGACAAAATCGTCAGGAACGATTTTGCACAGCCGGAGGCTGCCCGCAGGGTGACGGGCAGGACGGCCCGGCATACAACTGCCAGGCATCAAATAAAAGCAAAAGGCTCAGTCGAAAGACTGGGCCTTTTGCTTTTGTACGCTTCATATTTTACCTTCCTTAAACAGACATATTCACTACGCCCTTGCCTTCAATCCAGCGTAAATATCTACTCTGCATCATCACTCTTAAATGAAACATTTTCACCTTTTCGCTTCTGACTCGACATTGATCCATAAACTCGGTATCGTCAGGTGTCTGGATGTCTAAACGTTTAAACGTATGCTTTGAGGATATAAGGTTATGCCGATTCGGGTGCAGGACGAGCTACCAGCCGTCAATTTCCTGCGTGAAGAAAACGTCTTTGTGATGACGACATCGCGCGCCAGCAATCAGGAAATACGTCCGTTAAAGGTACTGATCCTGAATCTGATGCCAAAGAAAATTGAGACGGAAAACCAGTTCCTGCGGTTGCTTTCCAACTCTCCACTGCAGGTGGATATCCAGCTGCTGCGCATCGACAGTCGCGAATCTCGCCATACACCTGGCGAGCACCTCAATAACTTTTATTGTAATTTTGACGACATTAAACACGACAACTATGACGGATTGATCGTCACCGGTGCGCCTCTCGGACTGGTTGAATTTAATGATGTTGCTTACTGGCCGCAAATCCAGCAGGTACTGGAATGGGCCAAAGATCATGTTACCTCGACGCTGTTTGTCTGTTGGGCAGTCCAGGCCGCGCTGAATATTTTGTACGGTATTCCTAAGCAAACACGGGATGAAAAACTTTCTGGTGTCTACGAGCACCATGTTACTCAGCCCCATGCCTTGCTAACTCGCGGGTTTGATGATTCATTCCTGGCGCCTCACTCTCGCTATGCTGATTTTCCTGCGCAGCTGATCCGGGATTACACCGATCTGGAGATCTTTGCCGAAACTGAACAGGGCGATGCCTATCTGTTTGGCAGCAGGGATAAGCGTATCGCGTTCGTGACCGGCCACCCGGAATATGATGCGCTGACGCTGTCCGGCGAGTACTTCCGCGATGTCGATGCGGGGCTTCAGCCCGAGGTACCTTATAACTACTTCCCGGGCGACGATCCGGCGAAAAAACCTCACGCGACCTGGCGTAGCCATGGCAATTTGCTGTTCACCAACTGGCTGAACTACTACGTCTACCAGATTACGCCATTCGACCTTCGCCACATGAACCCGACGCTCGATTAAGCGTTTCAGCTTCCCATTCCAGGCGCCTTCGGCGCCTTTTTTCTTTTCTGAAAACCACTTCCCTCCTTGATTAAACTTTAATCCCATAAATATCAATACGATAAATCAATTTAAAATTAAAAATGGAAATTGTTTTTGATTTTAAAAATTCATGAAGTAGTCTTAATTCTGTTGCATGAAAACTGCACAGCCGTGCGCGATTCACTTTTGGCCGTCTCGACGGGATAAGACGAAGGAGTAACCGAATGACACAACAGACAGTTAGCGAAGAGCTGGCCTTTAGCCAGCCGTTTGGCGAGCAAGAAAAGCAGATCCTCACCCCGGAAGCCGTAGAATTCCTCGGCGAGCTGGCGAGTCGCTTTACCCCACAGCGCAACAAGCTGCTGGCATCCCGCATTGCTGAACAGCAGGCCATCGACGGCGGAAAGCTTCCTGATTTCAATTCGGAAACCGATTCCATTCGTAAAAGTGACTGGCAGATTCGTGGTATTCCGCAGGATCTGCTCGACCGCAGGGTAGAAATTACCGGGCCGGTTGAACGCAAAATGGTGATCAACGCCCTGAATGCTAACGTAAAAGTCTTTATGGCCGACTTCGAAGATTCTCTGGCACCAAGCTGGAGCAAAGTCATCGACGGGCAAATCAACCTGCGCGACGCGATTAACGGCACCATTAGCTGGACAAACGAAGCGGGAAAAATCTATCAGCTGAAGCCAGACCCGGCGGTACTGGTTTGCCGCGTGCGCGGCCTGCATCTGCCTGAAAAACACGTGACCTGGCGTGGGGAAGCGATCCCTGGCAGCCTGTTCGACTTCGGGCTCTATTTCTTCCACAACGTGGATACCCTGCTGGCTAAAGGCAGTGGCCCTTATTTCTATCTGCCCAAAACTCAGTCATGGCAGGAAGCGGCCTGGTGGAGCGAAGTCTTCAGCTTTACGGAAGATCGCTTCGATCTGCCACGCGGCACCATTAAAGCAACTTTACTGATCGAAACACTGCCTGCTGTCTTCCAGATGGACGAGATCCTGCATGCTTTGAAAGATCACATAGTGGGCCTGAACTGTGGCCGTTGGGACTACATCTTCAGCTACATCAAAACCCTGAAAAACCACCCGGATCGCGTCCTGCCGGACAGGCAATCCGTGACGATGGATAAGCCTTTCCTGAACGCCTACTCGCGCCTGCTGATCAAGACCTGCCATCGTCGCGGTGCCTTTGCGATGGGCGGCATGGCGGCCTTTATCCCGAGCAAAGACAGCGCGCGTAATGAATGGGTACTCAACAAAGTCAAAGCGGACAAAGAGATGGAGGCCAACAACGGCCATGATGGTACCTGGATTGCGCATCCGGGCCTGGCGGACACGGTTGTTGAGGTCTTTGGCAAAGCGCTGGGTGAGCGCCAGAACCAGCTGGACATCAGCCGCAGCGAAGATGCACCCATTACTGCGGCACAGTTGCTTGAACCTTGCCCTGGTGAACGCACTGAAGAAGGTATGCGCGCTAACATCCGCGTTGCGGTGCAGTACATCGAGGCGTGGATCTCCGGCAACGGCTGCGTGCCTATCTACGGGCTGATGGAAGATGCCGCGACCGCTGAAATTTCCCGTACTTCTATCTGGCAATGGATCCACCACCAAAAGACGCTAAGCAACGGCCAGACCGTGACGAAAGCGCTGTTCCGCCAGATGCTTGCCGAAGAGATGTTGGTGATTCAGGACGAGCTGGGCGACCAGCGTTTTAGCCAGGGACGCTTCGATGAAGCTGCACGGCTGATGGAACAAATTACCACCTCAGAAGAGTTAATCGACTTCCTGACGCTGCCGGGCTATCGCCTGCTTGCCTGAACCTAACCCTATAAAAATGGAGCATCTGAAATGAAAACCTCTCGTAGCCAACAGATTCAACAAGTACAACAAGAATGGACACAGCCGCGTTGGGAAGGCATCAAGCGTACCTATAGCGCAGAAGACGTCGTGAAACTGCGCGGTTCACTGACCCCGGAATGTACTTTGGCACAGCACGGGGCGGCTAAACTCTGGCGCCTGCTGCACGGTGAGTCGAAAAAAGGCTACGTAAACAGTCTGGGGGCGTTAACCGGAGGCCAGGCTCTACAGCAGGCTAAAGCCGGCATCGAAGCCATTTACCTCTCCGGCTGGCAGGTTGCGGCGGACGCGAACCTGGCGTCCAGCATGTACCCGGATCAGTCACTTTACCCGGCGAACTCTGTCCCTGCTGTTGTCGATCGGATCAACAACAGTTTCCAGCGTGCGGATCAGATCCAGTGGGCATCCAATATTGAACCAGGCGATCCGCGC
Coding sequences within:
- the metA gene encoding homoserine O-acetyltransferase MetA, with the translated sequence MPIRVQDELPAVNFLREENVFVMTTSRASNQEIRPLKVLILNLMPKKIETENQFLRLLSNSPLQVDIQLLRIDSRESRHTPGEHLNNFYCNFDDIKHDNYDGLIVTGAPLGLVEFNDVAYWPQIQQVLEWAKDHVTSTLFVCWAVQAALNILYGIPKQTRDEKLSGVYEHHVTQPHALLTRGFDDSFLAPHSRYADFPAQLIRDYTDLEIFAETEQGDAYLFGSRDKRIAFVTGHPEYDALTLSGEYFRDVDAGLQPEVPYNYFPGDDPAKKPHATWRSHGNLLFTNWLNYYVYQITPFDLRHMNPTLD
- the purH gene encoding bifunctional phosphoribosylaminoimidazolecarboxamide formyltransferase/IMP cyclohydrolase, producing MSQRRPVRRALLSVSDKAGIVEFAQALSQRGVELLSTGGTARLLAEANLPVTEVSDYTGFPEMMDGRVKTLHPKVHGGILGRRGQDDAIMAEHAISPIDMVVVNLYPFAQTVAREGCSLEDAVENIDIGGPTMVRSAAKNHKDVAIVVKSSDYQAIVAELDANEGSLTLETRFDLAIKAFEHTAAYDGMIANYFGSLVPAYHGESKDPAGRFPRTLNLNFIKKQDMRYGENSHQQAAFYIEEEIKEASVATATQVQGKALSYNNIADTDAALECVKEFDEPACVIVKHANPCGVAVSGSVLEAYNQAYKTDPTSAFGGIIAFNRELDAETAQAIISRQFVEVIIAPSASEEALKITAAKQNVRVLVCGQWQKRTAGLDFKRVNGGLLVQDRDLGMVTAGDLRVVTKRQPTEQELHDALFCWKVAKFVKSNAIVYARDNMTIGIGAGQMSRVYSAKIAGIKASDEGLEVKGSAMASDAFFPFRDGIDAAAEAGVSCVIQPGGSIRDDEVIAAADEHGIAMIFTGMRHFRH
- the purD gene encoding phosphoribosylamine--glycine ligase, giving the protein MKVLVIGNGGREHALAWKAAQSPLVRTVFVAPGNAGTALEPALQNVAISATDIPALLSFAQNENIDLTIVGPEAPLVIGVVDAFRAAGLKIFGPTEGAAQLEGSKAFTKDFLARHNIPTAEYQNFTEVEPALAYLREKGAPIVIKADGLAAGKGVIVAMTLEEAEAAVNDMLAGNAFGDAGHRIVIEEFLDGEEASFIVMVDGEHVLPMATSQDHKRVGDGDTGPNTGGMGAYSPAPVVTDEVHQRTMERVIWPTVRGMAAEGNTYTGFLYAGLMIDKQGNPKVIEFNCRFGDPETQPIMLRLQSDLVELCLAACDGKLDEKDSKWDERPALGIVLAAGGYPADYRNGDVIHGLPLEEVADGKVFHAGTKLSEDDRVLTNGGRVLCVTALGETVAKAQQRALELKKDIHWDGSFSRSDIGYRAIARENTK
- the aceB gene encoding malate synthase A, which encodes MTQQTVSEELAFSQPFGEQEKQILTPEAVEFLGELASRFTPQRNKLLASRIAEQQAIDGGKLPDFNSETDSIRKSDWQIRGIPQDLLDRRVEITGPVERKMVINALNANVKVFMADFEDSLAPSWSKVIDGQINLRDAINGTISWTNEAGKIYQLKPDPAVLVCRVRGLHLPEKHVTWRGEAIPGSLFDFGLYFFHNVDTLLAKGSGPYFYLPKTQSWQEAAWWSEVFSFTEDRFDLPRGTIKATLLIETLPAVFQMDEILHALKDHIVGLNCGRWDYIFSYIKTLKNHPDRVLPDRQSVTMDKPFLNAYSRLLIKTCHRRGAFAMGGMAAFIPSKDSARNEWVLNKVKADKEMEANNGHDGTWIAHPGLADTVVEVFGKALGERQNQLDISRSEDAPITAAQLLEPCPGERTEEGMRANIRVAVQYIEAWISGNGCVPIYGLMEDAATAEISRTSIWQWIHHQKTLSNGQTVTKALFRQMLAEEMLVIQDELGDQRFSQGRFDEAARLMEQITTSEELIDFLTLPGYRLLA